A window from Opitutia bacterium ISCC 52 encodes these proteins:
- a CDS encoding anion permease has protein sequence MTDATFLQKSTSPVKACMVALAAFLLVFFLPVSDSLSVEGHRLMALSIACLILWVTEAIPIPVTSILAIGGQALVGSATLRQAAGNFISPVFFFVLAMFLFAAVVRETKLDSRFAHWLLSKSGTDTRKILLAFMIGTAVVSSVMSDVPACALWMALGLGILQQENLQPGSSNFGKVLMLGITIAAFIGGIATPAGSSINIMGLVMLSDLGGGEVPFLKWMAIGIPMVVLLIPISWLVLLKFFPPEISNISENPEEREVSKEPLSTAQIKVMAIFGIVIFLWILSNWYPKALDVTMIALIGSVVFFLPGIGVSTWDKASKGIGWDILLMIGAVTSIGLASRDTGLATWVVSAIFDGAGGISVLWLIVAISTFTVLIHFVVPIGPVVNAVMIPPIVALSIAIGQPPMLLALPVIFTASCAFLIPLDAVALITYSKGYYRMTDMLWPGLVISVFWVIVLTALMLWVVPWLGLI, from the coding sequence ATGACTGATGCTACGTTTCTCCAAAAATCTACCAGCCCGGTTAAAGCTTGTATGGTTGCTCTTGCAGCCTTCCTGCTAGTCTTTTTTCTGCCGGTATCTGACTCTCTCAGTGTTGAAGGGCATCGACTAATGGCCCTCTCGATCGCTTGTCTCATTCTGTGGGTAACTGAAGCCATACCGATTCCTGTCACATCGATATTGGCCATAGGCGGTCAGGCATTGGTCGGATCGGCAACCTTGCGTCAGGCTGCTGGCAACTTTATCAGTCCAGTATTTTTCTTTGTCCTGGCCATGTTTTTGTTCGCGGCGGTAGTGAGGGAAACCAAGCTGGACAGTCGATTTGCCCATTGGCTCCTATCCAAGTCTGGTACGGATACGCGAAAAATTCTGCTGGCTTTCATGATTGGAACCGCGGTCGTATCGTCGGTTATGTCAGACGTGCCGGCCTGCGCACTATGGATGGCTCTCGGCTTAGGGATCCTTCAACAGGAGAATTTGCAACCCGGGTCCTCCAATTTCGGAAAAGTATTGATGCTGGGAATCACAATCGCCGCGTTTATTGGTGGAATCGCTACTCCCGCAGGAAGTTCGATCAACATCATGGGGTTGGTCATGCTTTCTGATTTAGGCGGAGGAGAAGTCCCATTTCTAAAGTGGATGGCTATTGGGATCCCCATGGTTGTGTTGCTCATACCCATCTCCTGGTTGGTGCTCTTAAAATTCTTTCCACCTGAAATTTCGAACATCTCTGAAAATCCGGAAGAAAGAGAGGTGTCGAAGGAACCCCTTAGTACCGCCCAAATAAAGGTGATGGCTATTTTTGGTATAGTAATTTTTTTATGGATACTAAGTAACTGGTATCCTAAGGCGCTCGATGTAACCATGATCGCGCTTATCGGCTCGGTTGTCTTTTTTCTTCCAGGAATTGGTGTCTCGACCTGGGATAAGGCGTCGAAAGGTATTGGCTGGGATATTCTATTAATGATCGGAGCGGTTACTTCCATCGGCTTGGCTAGCCGCGATACCGGACTCGCAACTTGGGTAGTATCCGCGATTTTCGATGGAGCTGGAGGGATAAGTGTTCTCTGGCTGATCGTTGCGATCAGTACTTTTACCGTCCTAATTCATTTTGTGGTACCGATAGGGCCTGTGGTAAATGCGGTAATGATTCCGCCCATCGTGGCCCTTTCAATCGCTATTGGCCAACCGCCCATGCTCTTGGCCCTTCCCGTTATATTTACGGCCTCGTGCGCATTTCTGATTCCGTTGGATGCGGTAGCATTGATCACCTATTCAAAAGGTTAT
- a CDS encoding alpha/beta hydrolase, giving the protein MIRTLIYITIYFFGLTSITTEAFAQRRAADQRPRIEPTVSDVPYGEHERHVFDFYKAESSSPTPLVLYIHGGGFVRGNKDTINQETLKQLLKAGISVAAIHYRLAGEVPLPAAHEDAQRAVQSLRANADKWNFDKTQMGAFGGSSGAQLCMWLAYQDDQADPKNSDPIARESTRLAFVAPLNGQITNDFDWWLNNLPGYDELHRDKAEIFGTNDKEKIAPIAEKVSVINHVTADDPPTYMNYGMAPGDSIPEGDRATSWKVHHVIFGVTLKEKLDALGVENHLNYPNADSKYKSEADFFIDKFGK; this is encoded by the coding sequence ATGATCCGTACACTCATTTATATCACCATTTACTTTTTCGGCCTTACCTCAATCACAACGGAAGCCTTCGCCCAGCGCAGGGCTGCCGATCAGCGTCCACGAATCGAACCCACGGTTTCAGATGTGCCCTATGGTGAACACGAGCGACACGTGTTCGACTTTTACAAGGCGGAGTCCTCATCGCCCACACCTTTGGTTTTATACATCCACGGGGGTGGTTTCGTGAGAGGAAACAAAGACACCATAAATCAAGAAACGCTCAAACAACTCCTGAAGGCTGGCATTTCGGTGGCTGCTATCCACTACCGCCTGGCTGGTGAAGTGCCGCTTCCAGCAGCCCATGAAGACGCTCAACGGGCGGTTCAGAGTTTGCGTGCTAATGCAGACAAGTGGAACTTCGACAAAACTCAGATGGGTGCCTTTGGTGGTTCCTCAGGGGCGCAGTTGTGCATGTGGTTGGCATACCAGGACGATCAGGCTGATCCGAAAAACAGCGACCCCATTGCCCGCGAATCGACACGATTAGCCTTTGTGGCCCCGCTGAACGGTCAGATAACTAACGATTTCGATTGGTGGCTGAATAATCTACCTGGCTACGATGAGCTCCATCGGGATAAAGCCGAAATTTTCGGAACGAATGATAAAGAAAAAATAGCGCCCATAGCGGAGAAGGTTTCGGTAATTAATCATGTAACGGCAGACGACCCACCTACCTACATGAATTATGGAATGGCGCCTGGAGATTCGATTCCTGAAGGTGATCGTGCTACCTCCTGGAAAGTTCACCATGTTATTTTTGGAGTCACTTTGAAGGAGAAGCTAGACGCCCTGGGGGTCGAGAATCACCTCAACTATCCTAATGCCGATTCAAAGTATAAATCAGAAGCAGACTTCTTTATAGACAAATTCGGGAAATAG
- a CDS encoding sulfatase, with protein sequence MKQLLFPILAIFLLCSVRGLAKSPNVVFFLVDDLGWSDVACNGSPFYDTPHIDQLAEEGMRFTNAYAACHVCSPTRASILTGKYPATLTLTDWLNGRSDRPYQVLKNPDKAMALDPDETTLAEVLKKEGYATALFGKWHLGRNTTPTGHGFDLHVPYSVNSNLGRLGFYNPKDIPGLDGGEYVTDRLAELAAKYIDVNKDRPFLLYMSHFSVHDPIHGRPDLVEKYKKKLAAMPPQPGPDFILEGNPDSPTNPSRAELDELIKQPEYRDTYTSYANDLVKVKQKQDNVEFAGMVESVDQSLGTLMAKLKEHGLEDNTIVIFMSDNGGMSVMNGTPHFKTTRDKIDTRASTSNLPLRGAKGWLYEGGIRVPMIVKWPHQGKAGAVSDEPVISTDFFPTILEMIGVDHDTSGLDGKSFTRLVRGEKMERGPIYWHFPHYSNHGMQSPGGAIRDGDYKLLEYFENGTVQLFNLTKDIGEQNDLSKIETRKTKELTAKLHQWRKDVNAQMMTPNPNYDPATDLWSGGE encoded by the coding sequence ATGAAACAATTACTCTTTCCAATTCTCGCAATCTTCCTCCTCTGTAGTGTGCGAGGACTAGCCAAGTCACCGAACGTTGTTTTCTTTTTGGTGGACGATCTGGGTTGGTCTGACGTCGCCTGTAACGGCAGTCCCTTCTACGACACGCCTCATATCGATCAACTCGCGGAAGAAGGCATGCGTTTTACAAATGCCTATGCGGCCTGCCATGTGTGTTCGCCGACCAGAGCCAGCATCCTTACAGGAAAGTACCCTGCAACCCTGACCCTGACGGATTGGCTCAATGGAAGAAGTGATCGACCCTATCAGGTCTTGAAGAATCCCGACAAGGCCATGGCTCTCGATCCCGATGAGACCACCCTGGCCGAAGTCTTGAAGAAGGAAGGCTATGCCACCGCCCTGTTTGGTAAGTGGCACTTGGGAAGAAACACCACTCCGACCGGGCATGGCTTTGACTTACATGTTCCCTATTCCGTGAACTCCAACCTTGGTCGACTCGGATTTTATAACCCGAAGGATATTCCCGGGCTCGATGGAGGAGAGTACGTGACCGATCGCCTGGCGGAGCTGGCCGCCAAGTATATTGATGTGAACAAGGACAGGCCCTTCCTTTTGTATATGTCTCACTTCTCGGTGCATGACCCCATTCATGGTCGGCCCGACCTGGTCGAAAAGTATAAGAAGAAACTGGCCGCCATGCCGCCCCAGCCCGGACCGGATTTCATACTCGAAGGCAACCCGGACAGCCCGACCAACCCGAGCAGGGCCGAGCTCGATGAATTGATAAAGCAGCCGGAGTACAGGGATACCTACACCTCCTACGCCAACGACCTTGTGAAGGTGAAACAGAAGCAAGATAATGTTGAGTTCGCCGGCATGGTTGAAAGCGTCGATCAAAGCCTGGGGACACTCATGGCAAAGTTGAAGGAACATGGCCTCGAAGATAACACCATCGTCATTTTCATGTCAGACAATGGCGGCATGTCCGTGATGAATGGCACGCCTCATTTCAAAACCACTCGCGACAAAATTGATACCCGTGCTTCCACATCCAATCTGCCACTCCGTGGTGCCAAGGGCTGGCTCTACGAAGGCGGAATCAGAGTCCCCATGATTGTTAAATGGCCACATCAGGGAAAGGCAGGAGCAGTCAGCGATGAACCGGTTATAAGTACCGACTTTTTCCCTACCATTCTTGAAATGATCGGCGTAGACCATGACACAAGCGGCCTTGATGGGAAGAGTTTCACCCGCTTGGTGCGTGGCGAAAAAATGGAACGAGGACCTATCTATTGGCACTTTCCACACTACAGCAATCATGGGATGCAAAGCCCGGGTGGAGCCATTCGTGACGGTGATTACAAGCTGCTCGAATACTTCGAAAACGGAACCGTTCAGCTTTTTAATCTGACCAAGGACATTGGAGAGCAGAACGATCTTTCAAAAATTGAAACCCGCAAAACCAAAGAGCTCACCGCGAAACTGCATCAATGGCGTAAAGATGTGAATGCGCAGATGATGACACCCAACCCGAATTATGATCCTGCAACAGACCTGTGGTCAGGTGGGGAATAA
- a CDS encoding sulfatase produces MFHLFRQFPLFVALAFISMLGLVAEERPNFLIIAIDDLNDYVGSLDGHPNASTPNLDRLAKQGVLFTNAHCVSPVCNPSRTAIWTGLRPTTTGIHSNPMGWFREQESTQDIVTLSQTMLQNGYSSHGYGKLYHQVRSSDDEWEQSEAFFYGPLQSPKVNYDAGWTLTDWGVPPVKDAASHDAEIAQHTIDTLLGSHDRPLFIGCGFYRPHTPMYAEQVWFDRHPLNGIELPIGAVENDTEDLVYFGKRERRPQDVEAPGLWTHDWVEDNGKWKSIVQAYLASTSAMDHELGRVLDALEESPLGDNTYVLCFSDHGYHLGEKRHWGKATLWELATRVPFIIVGPGIPSGVVCDKPVELLSIYPTVMDYADLDPPHELEGRSLLPLLENVNADWDHPAWTTFVDHHALRTERWRYIRYASGEEELYDTQNDPHELKNLAYRQPDKLLIGQTLTQLRTQLDELLATQTN; encoded by the coding sequence ATGTTCCACCTATTCCGACAATTCCCTCTTTTTGTTGCTCTGGCCTTCATCTCAATGCTCGGCCTTGTGGCTGAGGAAAGGCCAAATTTTCTGATCATCGCCATCGATGATTTGAATGACTACGTGGGAAGTCTGGATGGACATCCGAACGCCTCCACTCCTAATTTAGATCGCTTGGCCAAGCAGGGCGTTTTGTTCACCAACGCGCATTGCGTGTCCCCGGTTTGCAATCCTTCACGCACGGCGATCTGGACAGGGCTGAGACCCACCACGACCGGAATCCACTCCAATCCGATGGGCTGGTTTCGCGAGCAGGAATCGACGCAGGACATTGTCACCCTTTCACAAACTATGCTGCAGAACGGGTATTCGAGCCATGGGTACGGAAAGCTTTATCACCAGGTAAGAAGCTCGGACGACGAGTGGGAGCAATCGGAAGCTTTCTTTTACGGGCCCTTGCAATCTCCTAAGGTGAACTATGATGCAGGCTGGACGTTAACCGATTGGGGCGTTCCTCCGGTAAAGGATGCTGCCAGTCACGATGCGGAGATTGCCCAACATACCATCGACACCCTGCTAGGTAGCCATGACCGTCCCCTGTTTATCGGTTGTGGTTTTTACCGGCCTCATACTCCGATGTATGCCGAGCAAGTCTGGTTCGATCGCCATCCGCTGAACGGAATAGAACTACCCATCGGAGCAGTGGAAAACGATACCGAAGATCTGGTCTATTTTGGAAAACGGGAGCGACGACCACAGGATGTGGAAGCCCCTGGGCTTTGGACGCACGATTGGGTCGAGGACAACGGCAAATGGAAATCCATTGTGCAAGCCTACCTGGCGAGCACCTCGGCCATGGATCACGAATTGGGCCGGGTATTGGATGCCCTGGAAGAAAGCCCACTTGGAGACAATACCTACGTTCTTTGTTTTTCCGATCATGGTTATCACCTGGGGGAGAAACGTCATTGGGGAAAAGCCACTCTGTGGGAGCTGGCTACGCGCGTGCCATTCATCATCGTCGGCCCAGGAATCCCTTCTGGTGTCGTGTGCGACAAACCCGTGGAGCTTCTCAGTATCTATCCAACGGTGATGGACTATGCCGACCTGGATCCACCGCACGAACTCGAAGGTCGTTCCCTCCTTCCTCTCCTGGAAAACGTGAATGCCGATTGGGACCACCCCGCCTGGACCACCTTCGTCGACCATCATGCCTTGCGAACCGAACGCTGGCGCTACATACGCTATGCTTCAGGTGAAGAAGAGCTCTATGACACCCAGAACGATCCCCATGAGCTGAAGAACTTGGCTTACCGCCAGCCAGACAAGCTGCTCATCGGCCAAACGCTCACCCAGTTGCGAACGCAACTAGACGAATTGTTGGCAACGCAAACCAACTGA
- a CDS encoding beta-lactamase family protein, with amino-acid sequence MKRFILLVLALAFGAFGSSSAQPMHTPTKMPMAKAESVGVSTGGLKRIDEVMQGHIEAGTIQGAITAVARRGKVVHFSTHGEMDVLKGREMERDAIFIMASSAKPVVGVAAMMLIEKGLISPSDPVSKYIPEFANMKVAVLADPTASMSKFKTQGKRKIPEHRLVPVETPMTIHHLLTHTSGLVSGGLGAKVGPVPRRKDDDTRASYTLRLAKTPLDFQPGTQWSYSAGAGLHVMSRIIEIASGTPFEEYVQKRIFDPLEMNHSYFRVPSDKQSKRVVIKGVDLSKKKEGWGVFSSTEDYLHFEQMLLNGGELFDHRLLSPASVKMMGSNQVNDLYATSNKKGQAGMGFGYTVAVTLDPDTAMNHRGKGASGWGGAAGTMSWTDPENELVAVIMLQQPRGSMRSDFAKAIYQAIIE; translated from the coding sequence ATGAAACGTTTTATACTCTTAGTTCTTGCGCTGGCCTTTGGCGCCTTCGGCTCCTCTTCGGCCCAACCCATGCATACGCCGACGAAAATGCCCATGGCCAAGGCTGAGTCGGTCGGGGTGTCAACCGGGGGCTTAAAACGCATCGACGAAGTTATGCAGGGGCACATTGAGGCGGGGACTATTCAAGGAGCGATCACGGCTGTGGCACGACGCGGCAAGGTAGTTCATTTCTCAACCCATGGAGAAATGGATGTCTTAAAAGGGCGCGAGATGGAACGCGACGCTATTTTCATCATGGCCTCTTCGGCCAAACCTGTGGTTGGTGTTGCCGCAATGATGCTGATTGAAAAAGGGCTAATAAGTCCGAGTGATCCGGTTTCGAAATACATCCCCGAATTTGCCAACATGAAAGTGGCTGTTCTGGCAGATCCAACAGCCAGCATGTCTAAATTCAAAACCCAAGGTAAGAGAAAGATCCCAGAGCACCGTCTTGTACCGGTTGAAACACCTATGACGATTCATCATTTGCTCACTCACACGTCCGGACTTGTTAGCGGCGGCCTAGGGGCGAAAGTCGGTCCGGTGCCTCGACGAAAAGACGACGATACACGCGCAAGCTATACTCTTAGATTGGCAAAGACGCCCTTGGATTTTCAACCGGGCACGCAGTGGAGCTACAGTGCTGGAGCGGGGCTCCATGTGATGTCACGCATCATCGAAATCGCTTCAGGTACCCCATTTGAGGAGTACGTTCAGAAACGGATCTTTGATCCACTGGAGATGAATCATTCGTATTTCCGAGTACCGAGCGACAAGCAATCAAAACGGGTCGTGATCAAAGGTGTTGATCTCTCAAAGAAGAAAGAGGGGTGGGGGGTTTTCAGTTCGACGGAAGACTATCTCCACTTCGAACAGATGCTGCTCAACGGTGGAGAACTTTTTGATCACCGCCTACTCAGCCCAGCCAGCGTGAAGATGATGGGGAGCAACCAGGTGAACGACCTCTATGCAACCAGTAACAAGAAGGGACAAGCCGGGATGGGTTTCGGATACACGGTTGCCGTCACACTGGATCCAGATACTGCAATGAACCATCGAGGGAAAGGTGCCTCTGGATGGGGCGGTGCTGCTGGCACGATGTCATGGACTGATCCTGAAAACGAACTGGTCGCAGTAATCATGTTGCAACAACCGCGTGGCTCGATGCGGAGCGACTTTGCAAAAGCCATTTATCAGGCCATTATTGAATAA
- a CDS encoding sulfatase, whose amino-acid sequence MKRFVIFCFLLTVNVGALLFADHHTSDRPNIFFAIADDWGWPHASAYGDAVIKTPAFDSIAANGVLFTNAYVSTPTCTASRNAILTGQHFWRLKSGSALFGNYPEGFPTYVQVLKEAGYFVGHYRKGFGPGSDGGKEVAGKKFRSLEAFLKERPKDQPFCFWFGASDPHRPYILDSGIRAGMKPEDVDVPPFFPDVDAVRRDILDYYWEVERFDRQVGEALALLEAQGLSDNTIFVMTGDHGFPFPRGKASLYDHGARVPLAIKWHTQVPQNRVVTDFVSTTDLAPTFLEATGVDYLPGTTGRSLLPVLRSEKEGRVSSNREYVLAGKERHTLAQLDHRGGTPMRAIRTDHFLYINNFKPERWPSGHPNGSVYGPTYSEVNESPTKSYIIEHKDEPDMQIYWQLSFGLRPTDELYDLRLDPYQVHNVAGRTEYAGTLHRLKEKLFAELEKYEDPRVIGGGEAFDQYEYLGRLRGQP is encoded by the coding sequence ATGAAACGATTCGTCATCTTTTGTTTTCTTCTGACTGTGAATGTCGGTGCACTTCTCTTCGCCGATCATCACACAAGCGATCGCCCCAATATCTTTTTTGCCATTGCCGATGATTGGGGTTGGCCTCATGCAAGTGCTTACGGAGATGCGGTGATCAAGACACCTGCTTTCGACAGCATTGCGGCCAATGGTGTGCTGTTTACCAACGCCTATGTTTCCACGCCAACCTGTACCGCATCACGGAATGCGATCCTTACTGGACAGCATTTCTGGAGACTTAAATCAGGCAGCGCCTTGTTTGGTAATTATCCGGAAGGATTTCCGACTTATGTGCAGGTGTTGAAGGAGGCCGGCTATTTTGTGGGGCATTATCGCAAAGGATTCGGCCCGGGTTCGGATGGTGGGAAAGAAGTAGCAGGTAAAAAGTTTAGGAGCCTGGAGGCGTTCCTGAAGGAACGTCCGAAAGATCAACCCTTTTGTTTCTGGTTTGGAGCTTCGGATCCTCATAGACCCTATATTTTGGATTCAGGAATCCGAGCAGGAATGAAGCCGGAGGATGTTGATGTGCCTCCCTTCTTTCCAGATGTAGATGCCGTTCGCAGAGACATTCTTGACTATTACTGGGAGGTGGAACGCTTCGACCGTCAGGTGGGTGAAGCGCTGGCTCTCCTGGAGGCGCAGGGACTTTCCGATAATACCATTTTTGTCATGACGGGGGACCATGGATTTCCGTTTCCTCGTGGAAAAGCCAGCCTCTACGATCACGGTGCACGCGTTCCCCTGGCCATTAAGTGGCATACCCAAGTGCCACAGAACCGAGTCGTAACTGACTTTGTGAGCACCACGGATCTTGCTCCCACTTTTCTGGAAGCAACCGGAGTCGACTACCTGCCTGGCACCACCGGTCGTTCTCTGCTGCCTGTTTTGCGCTCCGAAAAAGAAGGGCGTGTGTCATCGAATCGTGAATACGTCTTGGCCGGGAAGGAACGTCATACCCTGGCTCAATTGGACCATCGGGGAGGTACTCCCATGCGCGCCATTCGCACCGACCATTTTTTATATATTAACAACTTCAAGCCCGAGAGATGGCCATCCGGTCATCCCAATGGAAGTGTTTATGGCCCCACTTATTCGGAAGTTAACGAGAGTCCCACGAAGAGTTATATTATTGAGCATAAGGACGAGCCGGATATGCAGATCTATTGGCAGCTATCCTTTGGGCTTCGACCGACTGACGAGCTATACGACCTTCGGCTAGATCCTTATCAGGTGCATAATGTCGCAGGCCGTACCGAATACGCGGGTACGTTACATCGCTTGAAAGAAAAACTATTTGCCGAGCTAGAGAAATACGAGGATCCTCGAGTCATTGGCGGCGGAGAAGCATTTGATCAGTATGAGTATCTCGGGCGCTTGCGAGGGCAGCCTTAG
- a CDS encoding esterase family protein, whose amino-acid sequence MNSFLPISIYIMLVVSSSLAAQTAREQTKFEWINKDTKNATEAQHHTLYSDANDAEVGFYIYLPEHYEHNPKSRYPVIYSLHGGGGDESRNLRRIEGLKKAIQNKLIPPTIMVLPNGAKGSGYQDSFDGSLMIKTMIIKELIPHIDQKFRTIPESRARAIQGFSMGGAGATQLGFLHPNMFSSITNFASGGILKVDFDPTSEEARKTIPYFGNKYKMMGNDPQYWKDNLGYSIVEKNHELIRRNLGIRIVFGKKDKGLEGAQNLSRFLVSLNIEHDFILHEGGHSWGEEVHALDSYAFHNRHFTLSADELKLLK is encoded by the coding sequence ATGAATTCATTTCTACCTATTTCAATTTATATAATGCTGGTTGTGTCGTCCTCATTGGCAGCTCAAACAGCACGTGAACAAACTAAATTCGAGTGGATTAACAAAGATACTAAAAACGCCACCGAGGCTCAGCACCACACCTTGTATTCGGATGCCAACGATGCGGAAGTCGGTTTTTACATATACCTGCCAGAGCACTACGAGCATAACCCGAAAAGCCGCTATCCTGTTATTTATTCACTGCACGGTGGCGGAGGAGATGAATCCAGGAATCTGCGCCGCATTGAAGGTCTTAAAAAGGCGATCCAAAATAAACTGATTCCACCGACGATTATGGTCCTGCCCAATGGAGCAAAGGGCTCAGGCTATCAGGATTCATTTGATGGAAGCCTGATGATAAAAACCATGATCATAAAAGAGCTCATTCCTCATATAGACCAGAAATTCCGAACGATTCCTGAATCGCGCGCCCGGGCCATTCAGGGTTTTTCGATGGGTGGAGCCGGAGCTACGCAATTGGGCTTTCTGCACCCGAATATGTTCAGCTCAATCACCAACTTTGCAAGCGGCGGCATTTTGAAAGTTGATTTTGACCCGACCAGCGAAGAAGCCCGTAAAACGATCCCCTATTTCGGCAATAAATATAAAATGATGGGAAATGACCCCCAGTATTGGAAAGACAATTTAGGCTACTCGATAGTTGAGAAAAACCATGAATTGATCCGCAGAAATCTTGGCATCAGAATCGTCTTCGGCAAAAAAGACAAAGGCCTTGAGGGCGCACAAAATCTAAGCCGCTTCCTGGTTTCCCTGAATATTGAGCACGACTTCATCCTTCACGAAGGCGGACACTCCTGGGGTGAAGAAGTCCATGCCCTCGATTCCTATGCGTTTCACAACCGCCACTTCACGCTCAGCGCAGACGAACTTAAGCTTCTTAAATAA
- a CDS encoding DUF1501 domain-containing protein: METDPIREHKLLMTRRQFFGRARLGIGTAALASLLGPTLSAAPYQAAAHHRPRAKRVIYLFMNGGPSQHDLWDYKPKMKEHAGKEIPAHIRDGQRVTGMSKGALKIMPSEYSFSQYENNDRGIWVSELLPHTAKVVKELCVIHSVHTEAINHDPGVTYIQTGSQIPGRPSLGAWLSYGLGSENSDLPSYVVMHSMGSQQGASLFGRLWGSGFMPSNHQGVIFRGGEDPVLYLNNPPGVSRTHRRHQLDALAAINQKQYKDFGDPSILARLEQHEMAYRMQAAVPELMDISQEPDSTWKLYGEKGKIPGTFEACCLNARRLAERGVRNIQIFHRGWDQHDNLRTELPAQCEDVDRGCMALITDLKRRGLLEDTLVIWGGEFGRTAYSQGEYGSDAYGRDHHPRCFTMWMAGGGVRAGITYGQTDDLGYNITDADGNPLVGKHQPSKHHFTPGAVHIHDLNATLLHLLGMDHTKLTYRYQGRDFRLTDVHGHVVHDLIA; the protein is encoded by the coding sequence ATGGAAACCGATCCGATCCGCGAACATAAATTGTTGATGACCCGTCGTCAGTTTTTCGGGCGAGCGCGGCTAGGCATTGGAACGGCAGCGTTAGCGAGCTTACTGGGGCCGACTCTCTCGGCTGCTCCGTATCAAGCTGCCGCTCATCATAGGCCACGCGCAAAGCGGGTCATTTACTTGTTCATGAATGGAGGGCCGAGCCAACACGACCTTTGGGACTATAAACCAAAGATGAAGGAGCATGCTGGTAAGGAAATCCCCGCTCACATTCGCGATGGTCAGCGTGTTACCGGAATGTCCAAGGGCGCACTGAAGATTATGCCCAGCGAGTATTCGTTTAGCCAATACGAAAATAACGACCGTGGTATTTGGGTGAGCGAACTTCTGCCTCATACCGCCAAGGTGGTGAAGGAACTCTGTGTTATCCACAGTGTTCATACTGAGGCGATTAATCACGATCCGGGAGTCACCTATATCCAGACTGGCAGCCAGATACCGGGACGGCCGAGTCTGGGCGCTTGGTTGAGCTATGGCTTGGGCAGCGAGAATTCCGATTTGCCCAGTTATGTGGTGATGCATTCGATGGGTTCTCAGCAGGGAGCAAGTCTGTTCGGGAGACTTTGGGGAAGCGGTTTCATGCCCTCCAATCATCAGGGCGTCATTTTTCGAGGAGGCGAAGATCCGGTGCTTTATCTTAATAATCCGCCAGGCGTTTCGCGTACCCATCGCCGTCACCAATTGGATGCCCTGGCTGCGATCAATCAGAAGCAATATAAGGACTTTGGCGACCCCAGCATACTGGCTCGTCTGGAACAGCATGAAATGGCCTACCGCATGCAGGCTGCCGTTCCAGAACTAATGGACATCAGCCAGGAGCCCGATTCGACATGGAAGCTCTACGGCGAGAAAGGAAAGATTCCGGGGACATTCGAAGCTTGTTGCCTCAATGCGCGCAGATTGGCTGAACGAGGCGTCAGAAATATTCAAATATTCCACCGCGGTTGGGATCAGCACGATAACCTTCGCACAGAATTGCCCGCCCAGTGCGAAGATGTCGACCGCGGTTGCATGGCGCTTATAACCGACCTGAAGCGTCGCGGCTTGCTCGAAGATACCCTGGTTATTTGGGGAGGAGAATTCGGGCGTACGGCTTATTCTCAGGGAGAATACGGTTCCGATGCCTACGGTCGCGATCATCATCCCCGTTGCTTTACTATGTGGATGGCTGGCGGTGGAGTTAGAGCTGGCATTACCTATGGTCAGACCGATGACCTTGGATACAATATTACGGATGCTGATGGAAACCCGTTGGTAGGAAAGCACCAGCCGTCTAAGCATCACTTTACGCCAGGAGCCGTTCACATTCACGATCTGAACGCCACCTTATTACATTTACTGGGAATGGACCACACCAAGCTGACTTACCGGTATCAAGGACGCGATTTTCGTCTAACTGATGTGCATGGGCATGTCGTCCATGATCTCATTGCATGA